From the genome of Sulfurovum sp. NBC37-1, one region includes:
- a CDS encoding glycosyltransferase family 4 protein, producing the protein MTKVLIYSPTHTNVWGGGQIYIEQLCRYMNEKGVETYILSSNPDSFNVPTLPMPIAHPKWRRFTSAFGLAKHYKGEGFNTIILNDLASLWLAPIFKLYGYRVISLLLNYLQRRSENPLGHSEVEYRLLKWSAYFCDNMFSVDKNNQKIFGKDRVVFVGNYVPDWFWDIPEKVNTKDKYDFLLLARFAKQKNIPLFLEILHNSHKLGKKYSALIVGDGPERENILDMIEKYGLKDSITIEGWVSREELPNVYDRGKCFVISSLHEGFATTLLESHARGLPAIVTKSSGFCGEFVEGYGASTGFVFEPDDLKRDSFYNKVSKLIAEYESYGEKCRKKAKVFTEENVLGEILNTVNDIDRADVR; encoded by the coding sequence ATGACTAAAGTATTGATATATTCTCCCACACATACCAATGTTTGGGGTGGAGGGCAAATCTACATCGAGCAGTTGTGTCGATATATGAATGAAAAGGGAGTTGAGACATATATTTTAAGTTCTAATCCTGATAGTTTTAATGTGCCTACATTGCCTATGCCTATTGCACATCCAAAGTGGCGGCGTTTCACGTCGGCTTTTGGTTTGGCAAAACATTATAAAGGAGAAGGTTTTAATACTATAATTCTTAATGACCTTGCTTCTTTGTGGTTGGCTCCAATCTTCAAACTATACGGGTATCGTGTTATCTCTTTACTGCTTAACTATCTGCAAAGACGGAGTGAAAATCCACTTGGCCATTCAGAAGTAGAGTATAGGCTGCTTAAATGGAGTGCATACTTTTGTGATAATATGTTTAGTGTCGATAAGAATAATCAAAAAATTTTTGGTAAAGATAGAGTCGTATTTGTAGGAAATTATGTGCCGGATTGGTTTTGGGATATTCCTGAAAAAGTCAATACCAAAGACAAGTATGATTTTCTTCTGCTTGCGAGATTTGCAAAACAGAAGAACATTCCTCTTTTTCTGGAAATATTACACAATTCACATAAATTGGGAAAAAAATACAGTGCATTGATAGTGGGAGATGGCCCTGAGCGTGAAAACATCCTGGATATGATTGAAAAGTATGGCCTGAAGGATTCGATCACAATTGAAGGGTGGGTCAGCCGTGAAGAATTGCCAAATGTTTATGACCGTGGTAAATGTTTTGTGATCAGTAGTTTGCATGAGGGGTTTGCGACTACCCTGCTGGAGTCTCATGCCAGGGGACTTCCTGCTATTGTTACGAAATCATCCGGATTTTGTGGTGAGTTTGTTGAGGGATATGGTGCAAGTACGGGTTTTGTCTTTGAGCCTGATGATTTGAAGAGGGATTCATTTTATAATAAAGTCTCCAAACTTATAGCAGAGTACGAATCTTACGGAGAAAAATGCAGGAAGAAAGCAAAAGTTTTTACAGAAGAGAATGTGTTGGGAGAAATTTTAAATACGGTAAATGATATTGATAGGGCAGACGTTAGATGA
- a CDS encoding sugar nucleotide-binding protein — translation MIVGNGQIASALKECDRDDVVYFASGVSDSTCKDERAFDKEKELLVKMLSNHKDKTFIYFSSCVITVPEYPKNVYYRHKIQMEEIIKNNTENYYIFRLPQLFGKLKKHKTLINFIYFSIIENKSFEIYKNAYRYVLEIDDLRSFVKYYIQLGHSGDTVDLANDYRYSVEEIVKVFEKLLGKKAKYKLVEKTDGYVLDLKSMKGFIQQHNLKLDFGKSYLMEKLKIHLDNYEPQM, via the coding sequence ATGATAGTGGGAAATGGTCAAATAGCATCAGCTTTAAAGGAGTGCGACAGGGACGACGTGGTGTACTTCGCCAGTGGTGTGTCAGACTCGACCTGCAAGGATGAACGGGCGTTTGATAAAGAAAAAGAGTTACTGGTAAAGATGTTGTCAAACCATAAAGATAAAACTTTCATATATTTCAGTTCGTGTGTGATCACAGTGCCAGAATATCCAAAAAATGTCTATTATAGACACAAGATACAAATGGAAGAGATTATTAAAAACAATACTGAAAATTATTATATTTTCAGGCTTCCGCAGCTGTTTGGTAAATTAAAAAAACACAAAACGTTGATAAATTTCATTTACTTTTCTATCATTGAAAACAAATCTTTTGAAATATACAAAAATGCATATCGTTATGTACTTGAAATTGATGATCTTCGCTCTTTTGTAAAATATTATATACAATTGGGTCACTCTGGAGATACCGTTGACCTGGCTAATGATTATAGATATAGTGTAGAAGAAATTGTAAAAGTTTTTGAAAAGCTCCTGGGTAAGAAAGCAAAATATAAATTAGTGGAAAAAACAGATGGTTATGTATTGGATCTAAAGAGCATGAAAGGCTTTATTCAGCAACATAATTTAAAATTGGATTTTGGAAAAAGCTATCTCATGGAAAAGTTAAAAATACATTTGGATAACTATGAACCGCAAATGTAA
- a CDS encoding formyl transferase, with product MSKRLKVMMLAGKDESSNIMYHALKEDFDVVKVIVEAPVSRKKLLKNRVKRLGYLKVFGQVLFILFNKLLTKISVDRMEEIKKMYGLNDAPIDEKKAVRVESINDVKVIDLLQKYSPNAVMVNGTRIISKKILDAVDVPYLNTHAGITPKYRGVHGGYWALANDDAAHCGVTVHLVDTGVDTGDVLYQETIEVTDKDSFNTYPMLQLAKATPLMKQVLNDVEQRTLNPHKVDLPSKLWYHPTIWEYIFNYMKIRVK from the coding sequence ATGTCTAAAAGACTGAAAGTGATGATGCTTGCGGGGAAAGACGAGAGTTCTAACATTATGTACCATGCCCTGAAAGAGGACTTTGATGTAGTAAAAGTCATCGTCGAAGCACCGGTATCGAGAAAAAAGCTTTTGAAAAACCGTGTGAAACGGCTTGGGTACCTGAAAGTATTCGGGCAGGTGCTTTTCATACTTTTCAATAAACTGCTGACAAAGATTTCCGTTGACCGTATGGAAGAAATAAAAAAGATGTATGGTTTGAATGATGCGCCGATAGACGAAAAGAAAGCTGTTCGTGTTGAAAGCATTAACGATGTCAAAGTGATAGATCTGCTTCAAAAGTACAGTCCCAATGCAGTGATGGTCAATGGTACGCGTATCATTTCCAAAAAGATCCTTGATGCAGTGGACGTGCCGTACCTTAATACTCATGCCGGTATTACCCCGAAGTACAGAGGTGTACACGGCGGCTATTGGGCACTGGCAAACGATGATGCGGCACACTGCGGCGTAACAGTACATCTGGTCGATACGGGGGTCGATACGGGAGATGTACTTTACCAGGAGACCATAGAAGTAACTGACAAAGACAGTTTCAATACTTACCCGATGCTTCAGCTTGCCAAAGCCACTCCTCTGATGAAGCAGGTGTTGAACGATGTGGAACAGAGAACACTTAACCCGCACAAGGTGGATCTGCCTTCAAAACTCTGGTATCATCCGACGATTTGGGAATATATTTTTAATTATATGAAAATTAGAGTAAAATAA
- a CDS encoding sulfotransferase family protein, with product MITQKPIFIFGTGRSGTTVFHEMLCEHPNLAWTSHFCNFFPAKPVVNRALMHAIDIPWLGKVLKKKIVPVETYRFWDHYFPGFSLPCRDLVASDASVRIKKRLNAPMSKLTTQKRDRIAHKITGWPRIGFLNEVFPDAKFIHVVRDGRAVANSMLNVDFWDGWEGPAKWIYGSLPKQYEKEWNSYNQSFVVLAALQWKMLMDAAAEALKQIDPSRVLEIRYEDMCPDPIPTFKKVAEFCDIPWDEKFEGKLKNYTMRNTNDKYKKDLTLQQQDMLNAVLHEYLHELGYSV from the coding sequence ATGATAACACAGAAGCCAATTTTTATTTTTGGTACAGGACGAAGTGGTACGACTGTATTTCACGAAATGTTGTGCGAACACCCAAATCTGGCATGGACGTCACATTTTTGTAACTTCTTCCCAGCTAAACCTGTGGTGAACAGAGCTTTGATGCATGCTATCGATATACCATGGCTTGGAAAAGTGTTGAAAAAAAAGATCGTTCCTGTGGAAACTTATAGATTTTGGGATCACTACTTTCCCGGTTTTAGTCTGCCTTGTCGCGACCTTGTCGCTTCAGATGCCAGTGTACGTATAAAAAAAAGATTGAATGCGCCTATGTCGAAACTTACGACGCAAAAACGTGACCGTATCGCTCACAAGATCACCGGATGGCCAAGAATAGGGTTTTTGAATGAAGTCTTCCCTGATGCAAAGTTCATTCATGTAGTCAGAGATGGACGGGCTGTAGCCAATTCTATGCTGAATGTAGATTTTTGGGATGGTTGGGAAGGTCCGGCCAAATGGATCTACGGATCTTTACCCAAGCAGTATGAAAAGGAGTGGAACAGCTATAATCAGTCATTTGTCGTTTTGGCGGCACTGCAATGGAAAATGCTGATGGATGCAGCCGCTGAAGCACTCAAGCAGATAGATCCGTCACGTGTATTGGAAATAAGATATGAAGATATGTGTCCTGACCCCATACCAACTTTTAAAAAAGTTGCCGAATTCTGTGACATACCATGGGATGAGAAGTTTGAAGGAAAGCTTAAAAACTATACTATGCGAAATACAAATGACAAGTATAAAAAAGATTTGACCCTTCAACAGCAAGATATGCTCAATGCAGTACTGCATGAATATCTGCATGAACTTGGATATTCTGTGTAA
- a CDS encoding glycosyltransferase family 2 protein — protein MNNILIIVPAYNEEKNIENVIKSLIKNKLSVDIIVINDGSIDNTSEKAKKTGDATVIDLPGNVGIGGAVQTGFKFAYRNNYDIAIQFDGDGQHNSSQINKIIQPIIENTADCVIGSRFIGDKRGFQSTKSRRIGIKILEFINSILIKQRITDNTSGFRAYNRNIIELFAKDYPSDFPEPEAVIILGKQGYRILEVPVMMNERTAGNSSISGFKSAYYMIKVILSIFMTYLGIQGDKKC, from the coding sequence ATGAATAACATACTTATTATTGTTCCAGCATATAATGAAGAAAAAAATATAGAAAACGTGATAAAATCACTCATAAAAAATAAGCTTTCTGTAGATATAATTGTCATTAATGATGGATCAATTGATAATACCAGCGAAAAAGCAAAAAAAACAGGAGATGCAACAGTTATTGATTTGCCTGGGAATGTTGGAATTGGCGGTGCTGTACAAACAGGTTTTAAATTTGCGTATAGAAATAATTATGATATAGCTATACAATTTGATGGAGATGGTCAACACAACTCAAGTCAAATAAACAAAATAATACAGCCTATTATCGAGAATACAGCAGATTGTGTCATAGGCTCAAGATTTATAGGAGACAAGAGGGGTTTTCAATCAACCAAATCAAGAAGAATTGGAATAAAAATATTAGAATTTATAAACTCTATCTTAATAAAACAAAGAATTACAGATAATACATCAGGATTTAGAGCTTACAATCGCAATATCATTGAACTATTTGCCAAAGATTATCCATCGGACTTCCCTGAGCCAGAAGCTGTAATAATACTTGGAAAACAAGGATACAGAATCTTGGAAGTCCCTGTTATGATGAATGAACGCACAGCTGGTAATTCATCAATAAGTGGCTTTAAATCTGCTTATTATATGATAAAAGTAATTTTATCAATATTTATGACTTATCTTGGAATACAAGGAGATAAAAAATGTTGA
- a CDS encoding glycosyltransferase family 2 protein, producing the protein MHKTPLVTVIIPLYNKEKWVKRAIDSVQEQTYENLEILVVNDGSTDRSVEVVQSIKDERIQVLEKVNGGVSSARNRGIEEAKGGFIAFLDADDVWFQKHIEVLVEGVARYPDAAILANRLVYCFEGAEKEVGEHVHTSVNYDSFDFIAALGKGNFPIHIGSTLVRTSFLQEKHLLFNESMRLAEDVNFTLRASRYGMVILSDYTGLVYYQDDVQSAMKQKAKTAALVPLYFDGMQDESWSESEKKQIRRFLFREYMKKAYQNRGLPFRNEELSTELGGSGINIGKWSVVPYFLLRYAPEALFVLYRKVKKVRDLR; encoded by the coding sequence TTGCACAAAACACCTCTCGTTACAGTGATCATTCCCCTTTACAACAAAGAAAAATGGGTGAAGCGCGCGATAGATTCAGTGCAGGAACAGACATATGAAAATCTGGAGATTTTGGTTGTCAATGATGGTTCGACGGACAGAAGTGTTGAGGTAGTGCAGAGCATCAAAGATGAACGCATACAGGTCTTAGAGAAAGTAAACGGCGGTGTCTCATCCGCAAGGAACAGGGGCATAGAAGAGGCCAAAGGCGGGTTTATTGCTTTTCTTGATGCCGATGATGTCTGGTTCCAGAAACATATCGAAGTTCTGGTAGAAGGGGTTGCCCGTTATCCTGACGCAGCTATACTTGCCAACAGGTTGGTGTACTGTTTTGAAGGTGCTGAAAAAGAAGTAGGTGAACACGTTCACACCTCAGTAAACTATGACTCATTTGACTTCATCGCCGCACTGGGAAAAGGAAATTTCCCCATTCACATAGGTAGCACACTGGTTAGGACTTCTTTTTTGCAAGAAAAGCATCTTCTATTCAATGAAAGTATGAGGCTTGCTGAAGATGTCAACTTTACACTGCGTGCAAGCAGATACGGTATGGTCATACTCTCCGACTATACGGGGCTGGTCTATTATCAAGACGATGTACAGAGTGCCATGAAGCAGAAAGCAAAAACCGCTGCTTTGGTTCCGCTCTATTTTGACGGAATGCAGGATGAAAGCTGGTCAGAGAGTGAGAAAAAACAGATACGAAGATTTTTGTTCCGGGAGTATATGAAAAAAGCTTATCAGAACCGTGGGCTGCCTTTCCGCAATGAAGAATTGTCTACGGAACTGGGGGGAAGCGGTATCAACATAGGAAAATGGTCTGTTGTACCGTATTTTCTGCTGAGATATGCACCGGAAGCTTTGTTCGTGTTGTATCGTAAAGTGAAAAAAGTGAGGGACCTGCGCTAA
- a CDS encoding glycosyltransferase, which translates to MNRKCKKIALITPSLAKGGLERVVVETAQGLEKWYDVTVIVMDTFRTDYPYAGRCLDLEISWEDRRIAVRFYNFLKSIVSLRKLQKKEQFDLMIAHGELTSFPAILSAMSACVPVVHENRLNALKDLQGRATNFLLRLFFKRGSVKKIVTVSEGIGKSLQCGLEIAPSKFKTIYNPFDMETIRSAAQKIPEGYEGIFMPSAKVLITVGRLTHPKAQWYLLRIFAELKQKEETARLLILGIGEMKEELLELCRALNLSAFDGIEEQVPGDTYDVYFLGFQENPYAFIRQSDLFVMTSLWEGFGNTIVEAMVSGTPVISTSCPSGPREIICPDLPEEAIVAKPNEEGSGVLMPTFENRFVGEDEPLSNVEKVWADTIYELLHDEKKREIFSKKGLKRAEDFRRESIVGEWKEMIELVLNVE; encoded by the coding sequence ATGAACCGCAAATGTAAAAAAATCGCATTGATCACCCCTTCACTGGCTAAAGGCGGATTGGAAAGGGTTGTTGTCGAAACGGCACAGGGGCTGGAGAAGTGGTATGATGTCACGGTCATCGTGATGGATACGTTTCGTACTGATTACCCCTATGCAGGCAGATGTCTGGACCTTGAGATCTCCTGGGAGGACCGGCGGATCGCGGTGCGTTTTTACAATTTTCTGAAATCGATCGTTAGTTTGCGAAAATTGCAGAAAAAAGAGCAGTTCGATCTGATGATAGCACACGGGGAGTTGACGAGCTTCCCTGCCATTTTGAGCGCTATGTCTGCCTGCGTACCGGTAGTGCATGAGAACCGTCTGAATGCGCTCAAAGACCTTCAGGGCAGAGCTACGAACTTTCTGCTGCGTCTCTTTTTCAAACGCGGTAGTGTCAAAAAAATCGTAACGGTATCTGAGGGGATAGGCAAAAGCCTTCAGTGCGGGCTGGAGATAGCCCCGTCGAAATTTAAAACGATCTACAATCCTTTCGATATGGAAACCATACGCTCTGCCGCACAAAAAATCCCTGAAGGGTATGAAGGAATCTTTATGCCTTCGGCCAAAGTGCTGATAACAGTAGGAAGACTGACACACCCTAAAGCACAATGGTACCTGTTGCGGATCTTTGCCGAGTTGAAACAGAAAGAAGAGACTGCCAGATTGCTGATACTTGGAATCGGGGAGATGAAAGAGGAGCTCCTTGAGCTATGTAGGGCACTGAACCTATCCGCCTTTGACGGAATAGAAGAACAGGTACCCGGAGATACCTATGATGTGTACTTTCTGGGATTTCAGGAAAACCCCTATGCTTTCATACGCCAGTCTGACCTGTTTGTGATGACTTCGCTCTGGGAGGGCTTTGGCAATACCATCGTTGAAGCGATGGTATCCGGGACACCGGTGATCTCGACAAGCTGCCCTTCCGGACCCAGGGAGATCATTTGCCCCGATCTTCCCGAAGAGGCGATCGTTGCTAAACCGAATGAAGAGGGTTCCGGGGTGCTGATGCCGACATTTGAGAACCGTTTTGTCGGTGAGGATGAGCCGTTAAGTAACGTGGAGAAAGTCTGGGCAGATACCATATACGAATTGCTTCACGATGAAAAGAAACGGGAAATTTTTTCCAAAAAAGGCCTTAAAAGGGCAGAAGATTTCCGCAGAGAAAGCATTGTGGGGGAATGGAAAGAGATGATTGAGTTAGTGTTGAATGTTGAGTGA
- a CDS encoding EpsG family protein, which yields MFPYIILFTFPALMAVFQPTSKPWKSLLVWIPTWIVYTLYIGLRHEVGSDWFNYLAMFNRDVPSMNYMDALKHGDPAYWLLQVWVYQNGWDIHIINLVAAVLFMTGLVVFLRRLPNPWLGLVITLAYVVLGVAMGYVRQGIALGLTLWAITALIDRKFIKYIILIALAAAFHKTAVLMLGFGLFQGGKGKYFKALAAVIMGVGIYVAFMSGYEEQYVKSYIESGMYSSGAYIRVIMNAIPAFFFLWFRKRWKQFWPKGYVLWLLMAFGSVAALFLVPFATTVVDRMSLYFVPMQIAVFASLPLFLKGKVSPKLTTFLIVIYYALVHFVWLGFAKWAYMWLPYQNILFMN from the coding sequence ATGTTTCCCTACATTATACTTTTTACTTTTCCTGCGTTAATGGCGGTTTTTCAGCCCACATCAAAACCCTGGAAGAGTTTATTAGTCTGGATACCGACATGGATCGTTTACACACTCTACATTGGCTTGAGACATGAGGTGGGATCTGATTGGTTCAATTACCTTGCTATGTTCAATCGGGATGTGCCGTCTATGAATTACATGGATGCACTTAAGCACGGTGACCCGGCTTATTGGCTGCTTCAGGTCTGGGTCTATCAGAATGGATGGGATATTCATATAATCAATTTGGTAGCCGCTGTTCTTTTTATGACAGGCCTTGTTGTTTTCCTTCGTCGTCTGCCTAACCCCTGGCTTGGATTGGTCATTACGCTTGCCTATGTGGTACTGGGTGTTGCTATGGGGTATGTGCGGCAGGGGATCGCACTGGGTTTGACACTTTGGGCGATCACGGCACTGATAGATCGTAAGTTTATAAAATATATTATATTGATTGCACTGGCAGCCGCATTTCATAAGACTGCCGTACTGATGCTTGGTTTTGGGCTTTTTCAGGGAGGAAAAGGAAAATATTTCAAAGCCTTGGCAGCTGTAATTATGGGAGTAGGGATCTATGTTGCATTTATGTCAGGTTATGAAGAGCAATATGTAAAATCTTATATAGAGAGTGGTATGTATTCTTCGGGTGCTTATATTCGTGTGATTATGAATGCTATACCGGCATTTTTCTTTTTGTGGTTTCGCAAGAGATGGAAACAATTCTGGCCAAAAGGATACGTACTGTGGCTTCTGATGGCATTTGGCTCAGTTGCTGCGCTGTTTTTGGTACCGTTTGCAACAACAGTAGTCGACAGGATGTCACTTTATTTTGTACCCATGCAAATCGCTGTTTTTGCAAGTCTTCCTTTGTTTTTGAAAGGAAAAGTATCTCCAAAACTGACCACTTTTTTGATCGTAATTTATTATGCGCTGGTCCATTTTGTCTGGCTTGGATTTGCCAAATGGGCATATATGTGGCTGCCTTATCAGAATATCTTGTTCATGAATTGA
- a CDS encoding polysaccharide deacetylase family protein, with product MTKKPGSFTISLDFELYWGMRDVVTLDAYQENLLGVWEAVPRMLELFQAYDIHATWATVGFLFHEDLEALKNSFPKALPAYENKALCPYVYVDTILSDIETSEHFKKMHFAKKLIDKIRQMPHQEVATHTYSHYYTREPVISPEAFEADLKKSVEVAAKDGVELCSLVFPRNQVDKESLFSALKKNGIKIYRGNPEHWAYREGETDKTFLQRVYRFFDIYMNLSGDHAALPTVDKDGLVEVKSSMFLRPYSRKFAMLEKLKLHKVKRAMETAAKKGENFHLWWHPHNFGVNLSKNMANLEELLQHYRALNEKYGMVSLNMQELGEGYV from the coding sequence ATGACGAAAAAACCGGGAAGCTTTACCATATCACTGGACTTTGAACTCTACTGGGGGATGCGTGATGTCGTAACACTCGATGCGTACCAGGAAAATCTGCTTGGTGTCTGGGAAGCTGTACCGCGGATGCTTGAGCTGTTTCAAGCATATGACATACATGCTACATGGGCGACCGTTGGTTTTTTGTTTCATGAAGATCTGGAAGCTTTAAAAAATAGCTTCCCGAAGGCGCTTCCTGCGTATGAAAATAAAGCTTTGTGCCCTTACGTTTACGTCGATACGATACTGTCTGATATAGAGACATCTGAACATTTTAAAAAGATGCATTTTGCCAAAAAATTGATAGATAAGATCAGGCAGATGCCCCATCAGGAAGTGGCTACCCATACCTACAGTCACTACTACACACGTGAACCGGTCATCTCACCCGAAGCATTCGAAGCTGACCTGAAAAAATCTGTTGAGGTTGCAGCAAAAGACGGAGTAGAGCTTTGCTCGCTGGTCTTTCCCCGCAACCAGGTAGACAAGGAGAGTCTTTTTTCTGCGTTGAAAAAAAACGGTATAAAAATTTACAGAGGAAACCCTGAACACTGGGCATACAGAGAAGGGGAGACGGATAAAACTTTTTTACAGAGAGTGTACCGCTTCTTTGATATTTACATGAATCTTTCGGGAGACCATGCTGCACTGCCTACAGTAGATAAAGACGGATTGGTAGAGGTTAAAAGTAGTATGTTCCTGCGTCCTTACAGCAGAAAATTTGCTATGCTGGAAAAGCTGAAGCTGCATAAGGTGAAACGTGCCATGGAAACCGCAGCAAAAAAGGGAGAGAATTTCCACCTTTGGTGGCATCCGCACAATTTCGGCGTGAACCTCTCGAAAAATATGGCAAACCTTGAAGAACTGCTGCAGCACTACAGAGCACTGAATGAAAAATACGGTATGGTTTCACTCAATATGCAGGAGTTGGGAGAAGGGTATGTCTAA
- a CDS encoding BrnT family toxin — protein MYFDCLTIDDVIGFEWDEGNIYKNENKHGLKWQLIEEIFFNEPLLVFEDIRHSQDECRCFALGFTDDKVHLFVVFTKREQKIRVISARKMNKKERKIYENFKKDS, from the coding sequence ATGTATTTTGATTGTTTAACGATAGATGATGTCATCGGATTTGAATGGGATGAAGGCAATATTTACAAAAATGAAAACAAACATGGTTTAAAGTGGCAGCTAATAGAAGAGATTTTTTTCAATGAACCTTTGCTGGTATTTGAAGATATAAGGCATTCTCAAGATGAGTGCAGGTGCTTTGCACTGGGCTTTACAGATGATAAGGTCCATCTTTTTGTAGTGTTTACAAAAAGGGAACAAAAAATAAGAGTTATCAGTGCAAGAAAGATGAATAAAAAAGAGAGGAAAATATATGAAAACTTCAAAAAAGATTCCTGA
- a CDS encoding MBOAT family O-acyltransferase — MLFNSYEFIFAFLPFTFFVYFYLNQKRLTEAAKAFLVFASLFFYSWWNIAYLPIILVSMLFNYVVGVSLSKKNEHSKVGKRNLLIFGIAANVALLGYFKYADFFIENVNYVAGSHLSLLHLALPLGISFFTFQQIAYLVDSSRGETKEYDFLNYANFVTFFPQLIAGPIVHHAEMMPQFAAKRNKVRHYSNIAKGLFIFSIGLFKKVVIADTFAQWANSGFDVATSLNFFEAWATSLSYTFQLYFDFSGYTDMAIGAALLFNIKIPINFNSPYKAVSIQDFWRRWHITLSRFLRDYIYIPLGGNRRGKYRTYYNLMVTFLIGGIWHGAGWTFLFWGFLHGIALVIQKAWDALGFKLHTLLAWFITFNFVNIAWVFFRAKEWNDALKVLLGMAGANGMTLPGFLRTKLSFLAEHHVSFGRWMMHVAYPGDGGKLTVLWLLAGFVLVFACKNSTELLERFHFRKRELLFMLIIFYIAILSLTKQSDFLYFNF; from the coding sequence ATGCTCTTCAACAGCTACGAGTTCATCTTTGCCTTTTTGCCGTTCACCTTTTTCGTTTATTTCTACCTGAACCAAAAAAGGTTGACAGAAGCAGCAAAAGCCTTTTTGGTCTTTGCATCGCTGTTTTTTTACAGCTGGTGGAATATCGCCTACCTTCCCATTATCCTGGTATCGATGCTCTTTAACTATGTCGTGGGAGTATCACTTTCCAAAAAAAATGAACACAGCAAAGTGGGTAAAAGAAACCTGCTTATCTTCGGTATAGCAGCCAATGTTGCCCTGCTGGGGTATTTCAAATATGCCGATTTCTTTATAGAGAATGTGAACTATGTTGCGGGAAGCCATTTGTCGCTGCTGCACCTTGCACTGCCTCTGGGGATTTCCTTCTTTACCTTCCAGCAGATCGCCTACCTGGTAGACAGTTCCAGAGGAGAGACAAAAGAGTATGATTTTCTCAACTATGCCAACTTCGTGACTTTCTTTCCCCAGCTTATCGCAGGCCCCATCGTACACCACGCAGAGATGATGCCGCAGTTTGCAGCCAAACGAAACAAGGTTAGGCACTATAGCAATATCGCCAAAGGGCTTTTCATCTTTTCCATAGGCCTGTTCAAAAAAGTGGTCATTGCTGACACCTTTGCCCAATGGGCCAACAGCGGCTTCGATGTAGCGACAAGCCTGAACTTCTTTGAGGCCTGGGCAACCTCGCTTTCCTATACCTTTCAGCTCTACTTTGACTTCAGCGGATATACCGATATGGCCATAGGAGCAGCACTGCTCTTTAACATCAAGATACCCATCAACTTCAACTCTCCCTACAAAGCGGTCAGCATACAGGATTTCTGGAGAAGGTGGCATATTACCCTGAGCCGTTTTCTCAGAGACTACATTTATATACCTCTTGGCGGTAACCGCAGAGGAAAGTACAGGACTTACTACAACCTGATGGTCACCTTTCTCATAGGCGGGATCTGGCATGGGGCAGGATGGACATTTCTGTTCTGGGGGTTCCTGCACGGGATCGCACTGGTCATACAGAAGGCCTGGGATGCTCTTGGCTTCAAACTCCATACGCTGCTTGCATGGTTCATCACCTTTAACTTTGTCAACATTGCCTGGGTATTCTTCCGGGCGAAGGAGTGGAATGATGCGCTGAAAGTGCTTTTAGGGATGGCAGGAGCCAACGGAATGACACTGCCCGGATTTTTGCGTACGAAACTCTCTTTTCTTGCCGAGCATCATGTGTCATTCGGACGATGGATGATGCATGTCGCCTACCCTGGTGACGGAGGGAAACTGACGGTTTTATGGCTCCTTGCAGGGTTTGTACTTGTTTTTGCCTGTAAAAACTCCACAGAACTGCTGGAACGTTTTCATTTCAGAAAACGGGAACTGCTTTTTATGCTCATTATTTTTTACATTGCCATTCTGTCGCTTACCAAACAGTCTGATTTTCTGTATTTTAACTTTTAG
- a CDS encoding BrnA antitoxin family protein produces the protein MKTSKKIPEFQNEEEERLFWEKHDSSEFIDWENVRSVRFPNLKKSTRSISLRLPEDMLERLKSRANAMDIPYQSYIKMLLQKELTGI, from the coding sequence ATGAAAACTTCAAAAAAGATTCCTGAATTTCAAAATGAAGAGGAAGAAAGGCTATTTTGGGAAAAGCATGATTCTTCAGAATTCATAGACTGGGAAAATGTAAGATCTGTGCGTTTTCCAAATCTGAAAAAAAGTACGCGATCAATTTCACTTAGATTGCCGGAAGATATGCTGGAGCGGCTGAAAAGCAGAGCAAATGCCATGGATATACCGTATCAGTCCTATATTAAGATGCTTTTACAAAAAGAACTTACCGGCATATAA